The following proteins are encoded in a genomic region of Magallana gigas chromosome 1, xbMagGiga1.1, whole genome shotgun sequence:
- the LOC117687328 gene encoding uncharacterized protein, translating into MNLAFTVILFVTSVLATYASRRPNFRPVGKQKPGRCPVSNIITTCDCRPENIKCRGDQDCPGVQKCCSFGCGCRTRCVNPAGRPRKVCRYNIKLYRVGQRFPATDGCNTCRCGAQGRVTCSKRKCATGNFCDREGPISFRPRYGKSIPNCLRAPGPVKRHKFINININKSVPYRCPGKGYVCGYSRVPRDRQGNVLVKCCTAQDVSYDESECVRYFRIESPKSLSPTKPGYFLVGSTPYCLSKNKIGFYNVECRFRKVKDQQKKYRR; encoded by the exons ATGAATCTGGCATTCACTGTGATCCTCTTTGTCACCAGC GTGTTGGCGACCTACGCCTCTCGCCGCCCTAACTTCCGCCCTGTGGGCAAACAGAAGCCCGGCAGGTGCCCAGTGTCCAATATAATCACAACCTGTGACTGTAGACCCGAGAACATCAAGTGTAGAGGCGACCAGGACTGCCCCGGGG TTCAGAAATGCTGTTCCTTTGGCTGTGGATGCAGAACTAGGTGTGTCAATCCTGCAGGGCGTCCTCGTAAAG TTTGTAGGTATAACATAAAGCTTTATAGGGTGGGACAGAGGTTTCCCGCCACGGACGGGTGTAACACGTGTCGATGTGGGGCTCAAGGTCGGGTCACGTGTTCAAAGAGGAAATGTGCGAC ggGCAACTTTTGTGATCGAGAAGGGCCGATATCATTTCGACCCCGTTATGGAAAGTCCATTCCAAACTGTCTGCGAGCTCCTGGGCCCGTGAAAAGACACAAGTTTATAA ATATCAACATAAACAAGTCGGTGCCTTACCGCTGTCCAGGTAAGGGGTATGTGTGTGGATATTCCAGGGTCCCCAGGGACAGGCAAGGCAACGTCCTAGTCAAATGTTGTACAG CCCAGGATGTTTCCTACGACGAAAGTGAATGCGTCCGCTATTTCCGGATCGAGAGTCCGAAATCCCTGTCACCAACGAAACCCGGATATTTTCTTGTTGGCTCAACACCTTACTGTCTTTCcaaaaa caaaattggATTTTACAACGTAGAATGCCGTTTCCGAAAAGTCAAAGACCAGCAGAAAAAATACAGACGATAA